The Chthoniobacterales bacterium DNA window GCGGTCCAGACTGATCGGCGTCGCGGGCCGAAGGCTCGTTGTCGCGCGGATAAAATGGGTTGAGCGATCGGGCCCCTCCTCACCGAGCATGATCTGGCCAATGGGTTTGCAAAATCCGACACGCAACCCGCGTTTATCCAGCGCCCTCACGAGTCCTAGCGAAACTGCGGTGATGCCGGCTTTGCTGGAGATCGGAACGAGGAAAAAAGTGTGTTTCATGAGGGATCAAGTGGTTTGAGAAATTCTGCAGTGCAGGCGGCAATGGCGCGTTCCTCGCTGGTCGGAATCACGAGACAGGTGAGGCCCGAATCCGCCGAAGTAATCCTGCCATTGGTGTTTGCCCCGTGAACTGCGTTTAGCGCCGGATCGAGCTTCGGGCGCAGGAGAGCCAGGAAATCCAGTGTCCGCTCGCGAACTCGTGAGGTGTTTTCTCCAATGCCGCCTGTGAAAACCAGCGCATCGACCCGATCCAGTCCGGCCGCCATCGCGAGGACACCTTTGGCGAGACGATAACAAAAAAGATCAATCGCGAGAGTGGCGCGCTGGTAGCCTTCCCCGGCGGCCTGGATGATGGCGCGCATGTCGTTACTCACTCCGGAAACGCCCAGTAGCCCGCTCCGTCGATTGAGCATTTCATTAACCTCTTCAGCCGACATGCCGGCGACGCGCTGGAGATAGGATTGGATGTTAGGATCCACGTCTCCGCTGCGCGTTCCCATCATCAACCCCTCCAGCGGCGTCAGGCCCATCGTCGTATCGACGCTCTTTCCGTCGCGAATGGCGCAGGCACTGCATCCGTTTCCCAAATGCGCCGTAATCAGATGCAACTCCGACAGCGGTCTGCCCAGGCTTTCCGCCGCTTTTCCCGCCACATATTGGTGACTGGTTCCGTGTGCTCCATAACGCCGAACCGCATACTTTTTGTAAATTTCGTAAGGCAACGCATAGGACCACGCGTGCTCAGGCATGGTTTGATGAAATGCCGTGTCGAACACCGCGACGTGAGGCACGTTGGGAAAAATCTTCCGCGCAATCCGAATCCCGATCGCGTGGGCGGGGTTGTGCAGCGGTGCCAGATCGCGACAGAGCTCGATCTTCGCCAGCACGTCCGAGTTGATGAGGGTGGCTTTGTTAAAATATTCGCCGCCGTGAACCACACGATGCCCGACTGCATCGACATGCAGTGGTTTTCCGAAAGCTTCTTCCAAGACATGGACCGCTTCCGTGAGAGCTTGTTCATGGTCCGCTCCGGCAAAGTCTCTAGTCGTTTCCAAGCCACTGATCTTCCAGCGCCCTGTAGCATCGGGACCGCCGAGACGTTCAAAGACTCCCTCCGCGCGAAATTCGCCACCAACGAGCAATGCGAATTTCAGCGACGAGCTGCCACAGTTAACAACGAGAATGTGGGGGAGGGGATTCATGGAGTTTGGCGGATCGGCAAGTTAGGAGGCGTCCGATGGCACGCATTTGGCGCATGAACCGTTGTTGATTTGCTGAAAAAAATCGTTGCCTTTGTCATCAACGAGAATGAACGCCGGAAAGTCTTCGACTTCAATTTTCCAGATCGCTTCCATTCCGAGTTCGGGATATTCGAGGACCTCGACTTTCTTGATATTATTCTGGGCGAGGATGGCCGCCGGACCGCCGATGCTTCCGAGATAGAAGCCTCCGTAACGCTGACAGGCGTCTGTGACCTGCTGGCTGCGGTTTCCTTTGGCTAGCATAACCATCGAGCCGCCGTGGCTCTGAAAAAGATCGACATAGCTGTCCATCCGTCCTGCCGTGGTGGGTCCGAACGAGCCGCTGGGCATCCCCTTGGGCGTTTTGGCGGGACCCGCGTAATACACGGGATGCGACTTGAAATAATCCGGCAGGCCCGCGCCGGAATCAACGCGCTCTTTCAACTTGGCGTGCGCAATGTCGCGGCCAACGATGATCGTGCCGTTCAGCGAGAGTCGCGTGGCGACGGGATATTTGGTTAGTTCGGCGCGAATTTCAGCCATCGGGCGGTTCAGGTCGATTTTGACAACAGTGCCTTCCGTGGCGTTTTTCCGGTAACTTTCTGGAATGAAACGCTCCGGGTGATTTTCGAGTTTCTCGATCCAGACACCGTCGCGATTGATTTTCGCCTTAATGTTGCGATCCGCCGAACAGGAGACGCCCATCCCGACCGGACACGACGCGCCGTGCCGCGGCAGACGGACCACGCGCACATCGAGTGCAAAATATTTCCCGCCAAATTGCGCCCCAATCCCGAGATCCTGCGCAGCCTTGAGTAAACGTGCTTCGAGGTCACGATCACGAAATGCCTGGCCGGTCGCGTTGCCTTTGTCAGGGAGCGCGTCGAGATATTTTACCGATGCCAGCTTCACGGTTTTCAGGCACGCCTCGGCGCTGGTCCCGCCGATGACGAACGCGATATGATAAGGTGGACACGCTGCGGTCCCGAGGCTTTTCATTTTTTCCACGAGTGTCTTTTCGAGAGTCTTGGGATTGAGGAGTGCCTTGGTTTCCTGAAAGAGGTAGGTTTTGTTCGCCGAGCCGCCGCCTTTGGCGATGAAAAGAAATTTATACTCGTCGCCATCAGTCGCGTAGAGGTCGATCTGCGCGGGCAGATTATTTCCTGAGTTTTGCTCCTCATACATATCGAGGGCCACCGTTTGCGAATAGCGCAGATTTTCCCGCGTGTAGGTTTCGCAAATACCTCGTGATAGTGCTTCCTCGTCGCCACCGCCGGTCCAGACTTGCTCGCCTTTTTTTCCGACCACGGTTGCCGTGCCGGTATCCTGACAAAATGGGAGCACGCCTTTCGCGGCGACCTCCGCATTGCGCAGCAGGGTGAGCGCGACGTAGCGGTCGTTTCCGCTGGCCTCTGGGTCATCGAGAATCGCTGCCACCTGGGCGGATGCGCCGGGCGCAGCATGTAGGAGCAATCGTGAAACGCCGCACCGGCCAGCTTGGTTAGGGTTTCCGGCGCGACCTGCAGGATGGTTTTGCCTTGGAATTCCGCCGTCGAAACGCCGTCCGGGCTCAGTTGGTAGTATTCGGTCCCGTCTTTCCCGAGCGGGAAAGGTTCCTGATAGGTAAAGCTCGACATAAATTTTTATACTCCCGGAAATGCCGCGAGAAGATCCCGGATCACCTCATCGTTCATCGGGCTGATTGGACCGACTGCGCGGCTTTGAATGATCGCCGTTGCGGTGGCTTCGAGCACTTCGAGGCGGTCGAAGGCGTCGAGGACAGTCCGCCCGGCAATGAGCACTCCATTATGCCGCAGGAGAGCGACAGGATTAGCCGGTGTGACGATTTTTGCCACTTCCCTGCAATCGCCAAACAGATGTTCAAACGGAATGGTCTGCACGTCCTTCAGGAATAAATAACTCTCCGGGATGGTGCGCGTATCGAGAGGGAAATCACTAACACAAAACGAGCTCGCATGAACCGGCATGGCGTTGGTGATTGCATGGATTTCCGGATGCGCCTCGTAAATGGCTGAGTGCAGCATGACGGCACGGCTGGGCATGCGGTGCTCGGGGCGTTGGCCATCACGAATAATAACCATGTCTTCAAGTTTCAGCTCGCGCCGGTCCACAAACGCCGGGGTAATCATAAACGCGTCCTCGTCGATTCGCGCGGAAAAGGTTCCTTCAGTACTAGTCATTAATCCATGCGCGTAGGCGCGGTGGACGAAATCGCAAATTTCTTTGCGCAGCTCCTTGCCCCGACTGGTCGGTGTGCGCGGCTGGCAGACCGGCAAAAGATTACGCGGCTTTTTCGATAGCTCAATCTGCTCATCGGTCAGCGAATGGACGCTCCCCAACTGGTTGGCATAGATGTTGGTTTGCGCGGTGAATTCCAATGTTTCAAATCGCTTGAAGGCATCGGCCAGATCGGTCCCGCCGATCACGACTCCGTGATTTTCGAGTACGACACAATTCGGTTTTGACGCTGCCGCAAATTCAGCCGCTATCGTTTTACCGAGCTCCTGACTACCCGGTACCTCATAACGCGCAAAGGCCACTTTTCCACACACATGCCATGGCTCGGGAAAAAGTCGTGTCTCCGGCACCTGGCTGCAAATGCTGAAGCTAACGAGGGCGCTCGGATGCGCGTGGATGATCGCGCGAATATCCGGACGTGCCTGATAAATGCTAAGGTGGAACGGATTTTCGGATGATGCCGGATGCAGTCCGTCGCGTTTCCCGTCGGGATGAATGCAAACAATATCCTGCCGTCGCAGGCTGCCTTTGTCGACCCTGGCCGGTGTGATCCAGACGTCGTCATTTTCATCACGCACAGAAACATTGCCGCCGGATGTGGTGGTCATGTTGCGTCCGTAAACGCGCTCCATGACGGCAACAATTTGATCGCGTGGATGAAGGAGATGGAATGTCATTATAAGTTTATTGGATTAAAAATCAGGGGCGCCATCCTTGCAGGACACGCAGATAATTGGCGCGCTCAAAGGCGGCGGGATCGGGGCAATGCCGCAGGCTCATCGAACCGCGGAGCTGATCGAGAGACTCATATTCGTGCTCCTCCAGCCAGCTGGTCATTTCGTCAAGGACACCACCGAGCCAATCCGGGCCACGCTTCAGCAACGCAGAAACCATCTGCACCGCATCCGCGCCGGTCATAATGGCTTTGATCGCATCTTTGGCCAGGTGGACGCCGCCGGTCACAGCGTAGGAAGTTTTCACGCTTGCACTCAAAATCGCGAGCCAGCGCAGGCGCAAAAGCAACTCGCTGGAATCGGAAAGTCGCAGTGCCGGCACGACTTCCAGGGTCTCGATATCGATGTCGGGCTGATAGAAACGATTGAATAGCACCAGTCCATTCGCTCCGCTGTTAACGAGGGTTTGAGCGATATGAGGAAGTGCGGTGAAGAATGGCGAAAGTTTCACGGCTACTGGAATCGTGACATTCGATTTCACCGCCTCGAGTATCTCCGTGGCGCGTTTCAGTACATCGCCTCCGCTTTCGGTTGGTGATGTGGAAATGAAGTAAAAATTCAGCTCGAGCGCGTCCGCGCCGGCCTCTTCCATTAAATGCGCGTAGTTCACCCAGCCTCCCAGCGTGGTGCCATTCAGCGATGCGATCACAGGCAGTTGCACAGCCTCTTTGATCCGTGCGATTTGCGCCAGGTAATGATCCGGTGTTAGTGCGAATTCCAATGGGTCCGGCATGAAACTTTGCGCTTCATTGAAGAAGTTGTTGTGCTGCTCAAAATTTTCCGTGTAGAGGCGATCCTCAGTCGTAATTTGTTCTTCAAACAACGAGTGCATCACGATTGCGGCAGCGCCGACATCTTCCAGACGACGCACTGTGTCGAGGTTATCCACCAGCGGCGACGCCCCGGGCATCAACGGGTTCTTGAGTTTCAGTCCGAGGTAGTTGGTCGAGAGATTCATGGTTTTTCCTCTGCCCCGGTTGTTAGCGTTGCCAGTTGCTCGTAGCGCTTCCACCGGCGTTTCAAGTCATGCTCAGCCTCGATCATAAGGTGTTTGAACCGCACCGGATCGCTCTTTTCCACCATGCGGAAACGCAGTTCGTTTTGGAGATAATTGATCAGCGGAATCTTGGGCGGACCGCTATCGAGCTGGAGCAGGGGCTGTCCGATTTCCTGTCGGCGGGGATCGAACCGGAATAACGGCCAGGTCCCGGAATCGACGGCGAGTTTTTGCTGATTGAGCCCCAAGTGCAGCGAGTAACCGTGCGCAATACAATGGCTATACGCAATGATCAGCGACGTGCCTGGAAAACTCTCGGCTTCCTCTATGGCTTTGACCATCTGGGAATCCTTCGCGCCGAAGGCAACGCGGGCGACATAGATCGAGCCGTAAGTCATCGCGATGCGACCGAGATCTTTTTTAGGCCGCGCTTTTCCTCCCATGGCAAATTTCGCGCTGGCTCCGAGCGGAGTTGCCTTGGATTGCTGGCCTCCGGTGTTCGAGTAAACCTCGGTGTCGAGCACGAGAATGTTAACATTGTAACCGAGCGACATCACATGGTCGAGGCCGCCGAAACCGATGTCATAAGCCCATCCGTCGCCGCCGATGATCCAGACGCTTTTCGGAACGAGAAATTCCGCCAGCGTTTCCAGTCGCCTGGCTTCCGGGGTAGTAACGCCCCGTAATTTTTCCCGCACTAACAGCACGCGCTCCCGTTGTGCCGCGATGGCTGCGTCGCCCTGTTTCGGGGCGTTGAGTATTTCTGTGACGAACGCGTCGCCGAGTTGCGGAGCGAGCTGGCCCAGTAGTTCGATGGCCATCTCTGCCTGCTTATCAATTGCGAAACGCATGCCCAATCCGTATTCGGCGTTGTCTTCAAACAGCGAGTTCGACCATGCCGGCCCGCGGCCTTGAGCATTCACCGTGTAAGGTGTGGTTGGCAGATTTCCGCCGTAAATCGACGAGCAACCAGTCGCATTCGCAATAACGGCGCGGTCGCCGAACATCTGCGTGACGAGCTTGATATAAGGTGTTTCTCCGCAGCCCGCGCAGGCCCCGGAAAATTCGAACAATGGCTCGCGAAACTGGCTGCTTTTGACTTCCGGTTTAAGCTTCGTCACATCCGGCGAAGGCAGCTTGAGAAAGAAGTCCCAATTGACGCGCTCCGTCTCACGCAATGCGGGTTGTGGCTGCATGTTGATGGCTTTGCGGCGTGGATCCGCTTTGTCTTTCGCGGGACAAACCTGCACGCAAAGGGTGCAACCCGTGCAATCCTCCGGCGCGACCTGAAGCGTATATTTCAAGCCCGGGAATTCCGCCGAACGGAAATCAACGGCCTTGAAAGTTTCGGGAGCGTTCGCCAGTGCCTCGGGTGCGTAAAATTTCGGGCGAATCGTGGCGTGTGGGCAAACCAGAGCACACTTGTTGCACTGGATGCAGAGGTCGGTTTCCCAGACCGGAATTCGGTCTGCGATGTTCCGCTTTTCCCAACGAGCGGTTCCGGTCGGCCAGGTGCCGTCCACAGGAAAGGCGCTCACGGGCAGAAGATCGCCTTTGCCGGAAAGGATCGTTGCAGTGACTCTCTGCACGAACTCAGGCGCGCCCTCATACTGCGCCGATAACCCGCCTTGCCAGCCTGACAAGCCGGTCATAGTAGAACCTTCGATGGAGGCATCTTCAGCGATCCATTCAGGAATGGAAACTTCGTGTAATCCTGCGAGCGCTTGGTCCACGGCAGCGAAATTCTGTTGAACAATCGACGCTCCTTTTTTGCCGTAGGTCTTCTCGATCGCGTGTTTGATCTGAGCAATCGCTTCGTCCCGTGGCAGCACTCCGGAAAGAGCGAAAAAGCAGGTTTGCATGATCGTGTTGATCCGCCCGTTCATGCCGGCTTCGCGGGCTACGGTGGAAGCATCGATCACGTAGAATCGCAGCCGCTTAAGTCGAATAACCTTCTGCGCTTCCAGCGGCAAACGGCTCCACACTCGGTCGCTGGAAAATGGGGTGTTCAGCAGAAAGGTCGCCCCGGGAATGGCGGAATCCAAGATATCCAACTGTTCGAGGAAATGGAAATGGTGGCAGGCAACAAAGCTCGCCCGCTTGATCAGGTAATGCGACGCAATCGGTCGAGGGCCGAAGCGCAAATGCGAGATTGTAATCGCGCCCGATTTCTTCGAATCGTAAACAAAATAACCTTGTGCAAAATTCGGCGTCTCTTCGCCAATGATTTTGATCGAGTTCTTGTTCGCGCCAACCGTGCCGTCGGAACCGAGTCCGTAGAAAACGGCCCGAACCACGTCGTCAGGTTCGATGTCAAAGGCGGGGTCCCATTCCAGGGATCGGCCGCCCACGTCATCATTGATTCCGATTGTGAAATGGGTCCGCGGACGCTTCTTTGCAAGCTCGTCGAAAACTGCCTTGGCCATAGCGGGATCAAACTCTTTGGAAGATAGTCCGTAGCGTCCCGCAACCACAATGGGCTCGACTTCGAAATAGTCTGCATAGCCGTTCATGCGTGCTTGCGCGAGACCTGCAACGACATCGAGATAGAGTGGATCGCCCACTGCGCCAGGCTCTTTGGTGCGGTCGAGCACGGCGATACGGCGGACGGTTTTTGGCAGAGCGTTGATAAAGTCCGGGACGGAGAATGGCCGGTAAAGCCGGACCTTCAGGACTCCGACGCGGCCGCCTTTTTCGTTGAGCGCGCCCGCCGTTTCCTCGGCTGTTTCCGCGCCGGAACCGATTGCCACAATGACGCGCGTGGCTTCTGGATGACCGGCATAATCGAAGAGCTGATATTGTCGTCCCGTTAGCTCCGCAAACCGATCCATCAATTCCTGCACCATGCCCGGCACCGCGTCGTAAAATCCATTGCAGGCTTCGCGTGCTTGGAAATAGACATCGGGATTCTGTGCCGTGCCGCGAATCGCTGGTTTGTCCGGCAAAAGTGCCCGTTCCCGAAATGCGCGGATACAGTTTTCATCGACCATCGCCCGCAGAGTTTCGTCATCGAGCAATTCGATTTTTGCGATCTCATGCGAAGTGCGAAAACCGTCGAAAAAATGCATGAACGGCACGCGGGTCCGCAGCGTGGCGCAGTGGGAGATAGCAGCAAGATCCTGCGCTTCCTGGACGGAATTGGATGCCAGCATGGCCACGCCCGTCTGCCGACAGGCCATGACATCGGATTGATCGCCGAAGATCGAAAGCGCATGCGTCGCGATGGCACGCGCAGTCACGTGAAAACAAAATGGCAGCAGCTCGCCCGCGATTTTGTAGAGATTCGGAATCATCAGGAGCAACCCCTGGGAGCAGGTAAAAGTCGTGGTCAATGCGCCCGTTTGCAGCATCCCGTGGACAGCCCCCGCGACGCCTGCTTCGGATTGCATCTCGACCAGGCGCGGGATGGTTCCCCATAAATTTGTGCGCTTTTTAACCGACCAATCATCACAAGACTCCGCCATTGCTGACGACGGGGTGATCGGATAAATTGCAATCGTTTCGCTAAACCGATAAGCGACTGAAGCTACCACTTCGTTCGCATCCAAGGTGGCCTTCTTTGTCATGAAATCAGTTAAAGGGCGGCAGGCACTTTGCGCTCACCGTATTTTGTCCGATTCCGGTCATTTTCTGATGAGCAAGCGACAATGCTTATTGAACAAGCGAAGAGTGGCTCATTCGAGCGACAGGGCTTATGTATGACTTTCAATGGCCACACTTGCAGCTTTCGGTGAAATTCTTCTGCGTCTCAACCCTCCCGGCTACCAACGTATTTCGCAAGCTGGGTCGTTCGAGTTCAGTGTGGCTGGAGCCGAAGCCAACGTGGCGGTGGCCTGCGCAAGTCTCGGGCATCAGACTTACTTTCTCTCAGTGGTGCCGGAAAATGAGGTCGCGAGCACTGCGTTGCGACACCTCAATTTCTGGCACGTGAATACGGATCGGGTGATTCTGGCGGGCCGCCGTCTCGGGCTTTACTATCTTGAAAATGGCTTCGCCGCCCGACCTTCCAACGTGATCTACGACCGGGAAAACTCGGCCATCTCAGAAGCCGATCCGACGATCTATGATTGGTCAAAATTGCTCGCCGGTTGCGATTGGTTTCACACTTCCGGCATCACTGCCGCGCTATCGGAAGTGGCCACCAGGGCAACCGCTGCGGGCCTGCGTCACGCCCACGAAGCAGGGCTGCGGACAAGTTTTGACATGAACTACCGCCGGAAACTATGGTCCCCGCAGCACGCCCGCGCCGCCATTGAATCCATGCTGCCAACGATCGATCTTTTGGTTTCCAGTCCTGATCAGCTCTCCGATATTTTCGGTCTGGGTTCGGTTGGTGGTGAAGAAGCGGAATCGGCTGAACAGCTTGCCGCCGAAGCTGTCAGAAGACTCCCGATCCGCTCGCTGGCAATGACCCTTCGTAAAACGGAAAATGAGCGGCACTATCGCGCGGCGGTCTGGGCGGACGCGGAAAAGACCGTCCGAACCCCGTGGCTGCGTTGCGACATTCTGGAGCGGATTGGGGGAGGTGATGCTTTTTCCGGCGGACTTATTTCCGCGCTGATGGAAGGGCAAAGCGGCGAGGAGGCTGCCATATTCGGTGTCGCAGCAGCATGCCTCAAGCACACCATTCCGGGCGACTTTATCAAAATGACGCGCGAAGAAATCAACGCCATTGCCCGCCAGGAAAAATCCAGAGGCGTGGCGCGATGAACGAGTCGGAAGCTCCACTCATCCAACGTCCCAGTTTGGATGCAGTCCGCGATGATTTTCCTGCGCTTCATCAGCAGATCCACGGTTTCCCGTTGGTCTATCTGGACAATGCGGCGACCACGCAAAAGCCCCGGCAGGTGATGGAAACCCTTGCGCGTTTTTACTCCGAGGATAACAGCAACGTCCATCGAGGCCTGCACGAACTGAGCAATCGTGCGACCGCAGCCTTCGACCAAGCGCGGGTCACGGTGGCGCGGTTTTTGAATGCCCCGCACCCCGAAAACATCGTCTTCACTCACGGAACGACCGAGGCCATCAATCTGGTCGCCAACGCCTGGGGCGGTAAATTCGTGAAAGCAGGTGACACAATTCTGCTCACGGAAATGGAGCATCA harbors:
- a CDS encoding acetate kinase, which codes for MNPLPHILVVNCGSSSLKFALLVGGEFRAEGVFERLGGPDATGRWKISGLETTRDFAGADHEQALTEAVHVLEEAFGKPLHVDAVGHRVVHGGEYFNKATLINSDVLAKIELCRDLAPLHNPAHAIGIRIARKIFPNVPHVAVFDTAFHQTMPEHAWSYALPYEIYKKYAVRRYGAHGTSHQYVAGKAAESLGRPLSELHLITAHLGNGCSACAIRDGKSVDTTMGLTPLEGLMMGTRSGDVDPNIQSYLQRVAGMSAEEVNEMLNRRSGLLGVSGVSNDMRAIIQAAGEGYQRATLAIDLFCYRLAKGVLAMAAGLDRVDALVFTGGIGENTSRVRERTLDFLALLRPKLDPALNAVHGANTNGRITSADSGLTCLVIPTSEERAIAACTAEFLKPLDPS
- a CDS encoding class II aldolase/adducin family protein; this translates as MTFHLLHPRDQIVAVMERVYGRNMTTTSGGNVSVRDENDDVWITPARVDKGSLRRQDIVCIHPDGKRDGLHPASSENPFHLSIYQARPDIRAIIHAHPSALVSFSICSQVPETRLFPEPWHVCGKVAFARYEVPGSQELGKTIAAEFAAASKPNCVVLENHGVVIGGTDLADAFKRFETLEFTAQTNIYANQLGSVHSLTDEQIELSKKPRNLLPVCQPRTPTSRGKELRKEICDFVHRAYAHGLMTSTEGTFSARIDEDAFMITPAFVDRRELKLEDMVIIRDGQRPEHRMPSRAVMLHSAIYEAHPEIHAITNAMPVHASSFCVSDFPLDTRTIPESYLFLKDVQTIPFEHLFGDCREVAKIVTPANPVALLRHNGVLIAGRTVLDAFDRLEVLEATATAIIQSRAVGPISPMNDEVIRDLLAAFPGV
- a CDS encoding dihydroorotate dehydrogenase-like protein codes for the protein MNLSTNYLGLKLKNPLMPGASPLVDNLDTVRRLEDVGAAAIVMHSLFEEQITTEDRLYTENFEQHNNFFNEAQSFMPDPLEFALTPDHYLAQIARIKEAVQLPVIASLNGTTLGGWVNYAHLMEEAGADALELNFYFISTSPTESGGDVLKRATEILEAVKSNVTIPVAVKLSPFFTALPHIAQTLVNSGANGLVLFNRFYQPDIDIETLEVVPALRLSDSSELLLRLRWLAILSASVKTSYAVTGGVHLAKDAIKAIMTGADAVQMVSALLKRGPDWLGGVLDEMTSWLEEHEYESLDQLRGSMSLRHCPDPAAFERANYLRVLQGWRP
- the nifJ gene encoding pyruvate:ferredoxin (flavodoxin) oxidoreductase, which produces MTKKATLDANEVVASVAYRFSETIAIYPITPSSAMAESCDDWSVKKRTNLWGTIPRLVEMQSEAGVAGAVHGMLQTGALTTTFTCSQGLLLMIPNLYKIAGELLPFCFHVTARAIATHALSIFGDQSDVMACRQTGVAMLASNSVQEAQDLAAISHCATLRTRVPFMHFFDGFRTSHEIAKIELLDDETLRAMVDENCIRAFRERALLPDKPAIRGTAQNPDVYFQAREACNGFYDAVPGMVQELMDRFAELTGRQYQLFDYAGHPEATRVIVAIGSGAETAEETAGALNEKGGRVGVLKVRLYRPFSVPDFINALPKTVRRIAVLDRTKEPGAVGDPLYLDVVAGLAQARMNGYADYFEVEPIVVAGRYGLSSKEFDPAMAKAVFDELAKKRPRTHFTIGINDDVGGRSLEWDPAFDIEPDDVVRAVFYGLGSDGTVGANKNSIKIIGEETPNFAQGYFVYDSKKSGAITISHLRFGPRPIASHYLIKRASFVACHHFHFLEQLDILDSAIPGATFLLNTPFSSDRVWSRLPLEAQKVIRLKRLRFYVIDASTVAREAGMNGRINTIMQTCFFALSGVLPRDEAIAQIKHAIEKTYGKKGASIVQQNFAAVDQALAGLHEVSIPEWIAEDASIEGSTMTGLSGWQGGLSAQYEGAPEFVQRVTATILSGKGDLLPVSAFPVDGTWPTGTARWEKRNIADRIPVWETDLCIQCNKCALVCPHATIRPKFYAPEALANAPETFKAVDFRSAEFPGLKYTLQVAPEDCTGCTLCVQVCPAKDKADPRRKAINMQPQPALRETERVNWDFFLKLPSPDVTKLKPEVKSSQFREPLFEFSGACAGCGETPYIKLVTQMFGDRAVIANATGCSSIYGGNLPTTPYTVNAQGRGPAWSNSLFEDNAEYGLGMRFAIDKQAEMAIELLGQLAPQLGDAFVTEILNAPKQGDAAIAAQRERVLLVREKLRGVTTPEARRLETLAEFLVPKSVWIIGGDGWAYDIGFGGLDHVMSLGYNVNILVLDTEVYSNTGGQQSKATPLGASAKFAMGGKARPKKDLGRIAMTYGSIYVARVAFGAKDSQMVKAIEEAESFPGTSLIIAYSHCIAHGYSLHLGLNQQKLAVDSGTWPLFRFDPRRQEIGQPLLQLDSGPPKIPLINYLQNELRFRMVEKSDPVRFKHLMIEAEHDLKRRWKRYEQLATLTTGAEEKP
- a CDS encoding sugar kinase; translation: MATLAAFGEILLRLNPPGYQRISQAGSFEFSVAGAEANVAVACASLGHQTYFLSVVPENEVASTALRHLNFWHVNTDRVILAGRRLGLYYLENGFAARPSNVIYDRENSAISEADPTIYDWSKLLAGCDWFHTSGITAALSEVATRATAAGLRHAHEAGLRTSFDMNYRRKLWSPQHARAAIESMLPTIDLLVSSPDQLSDIFGLGSVGGEEAESAEQLAAEAVRRLPIRSLAMTLRKTENERHYRAAVWADAEKTVRTPWLRCDILERIGGGDAFSGGLISALMEGQSGEEAAIFGVAAACLKHTIPGDFIKMTREEINAIARQEKSRGVAR